One region of Vigna angularis cultivar LongXiaoDou No.4 chromosome 10, ASM1680809v1, whole genome shotgun sequence genomic DNA includes:
- the LOC128194296 gene encoding stress response protein NST1-like, giving the protein MSCYESYRSSRNFNFDKQLSYKGIKREHDKARRKSCSSYEFDRIEDDLYKQASESIPFFGDDIGALTYLAWEKEIDGMHSFMVRKSKSESFYSRDSESYILSLYTSSFKKHAREWWDDRQYHVKIGRKYPIYDWNELKACMRRKFVPREIERNLELMRGLIRKGESFIQNLSGFSRRESEFLEKLRRLWEERSKYRIDRLKREKQKQEVREQREKERKEEGEQKRRKEEERERREEEERREKERKEAQRREKEEVERIEMEEKKRQLKATSPPTLEARFLRGGFLFSHFSPFIFEFSKIHFSFKELATPSLKMLSLSTHAKFQLGLWLPLWLPITQDTNKISNEERFLCYIKIKNFKIWKPSSTHILLYILLGQRKLIKDMFDAYCRWIFDPGGTLMKLTKISLQKHHQI; this is encoded by the coding sequence ATGTCTTGTTATGAGTCCtataggtcttctaggaattttaattttgataagcaACTTAGTTACAAAGGCATCAAAAGAGAACATGATAAAGCTAGAAGGAAGTCTTGTTCATCttatgaatttgataggattgaagatgatttgtataaacaagctagtgaaagtattccattctttggtgatgatattggtgcattaacatacctagcttgggaaaaggaaattgatggcatgcattcattcatggtgagaaaaagtaaatctgaatccttctattctagagatagtgaatcttatattcttagtctttacacttctagttttaaaaagcatgcaagagagtggtgggatgataggcaatatcatgttaagatagGTAGAAAATATCCCATTTAtgattggaatgaattgaaagcttgtatgagaagaaagtttgtgcctcgagaaattgaaagaaacttagaacttaTGAGAGGACTTATTAGAAAAGGTGagtcattcattcaaaatttaagtGGGTTCTCTCGTAGGGAAAGTgagtttctagaaaaacttaGGAGGCTATGGGAAGAGAGAAGCAAATATAGAATTGAtagattaaaaagagaaaaacaaaagcaagaagtaagagagcaaagagaaaaagagagaaaagaagagggagaacaaaagagaagaaaagaggaagaaagagaaagaagagaagaagaggaaagaagagagaaagagagaaaagaagcacaaagaagagaaaaggaagaagttgaaagaatagaaatggaagaaaagaaaaggcaaCTAAAGGCAACATCTCCTCCTACACTAGAAGCTAGATTCTTAAGGGGAGGTTTTCTATTCTCtcacttttctccatttatatttgaattttccaaaattcacttttctttcaaagaatTGGCCACTccatctttaaaaatgttatcactTTCAACACATGCAAAGTTCCAACTTGGGTTATGGTTACCTTTATGGttaccaataactcaagatacaaataaaatttcaaatgaagaaaggtttctttgttatattaaaattaaaaatttcaaaatttggaaaccttcttctacacatattcttttatatatcttattgggtcaaagaaaactaattaaagatatGTTTGATGCTTATTGCAGATGGATATTTGACCCAGGAGGAACCCTTATGAAGCtaacaaaaataagtcttcaaaagcaccatcagatttga